The Streptococcus sp. DTU_2020_1001019_1_SI_AUS_MUR_006 sequence ACAAGCGAAACGTCTTGGAGCTAAAGCAGCTGATGGACAAACTGTAACAGGTGGATCTATCCTTTACCGTCAACGTGGTACACACATCTATCCAGGTGTAAACGTTGGACGTGGCGGAGACGATACTTTGTTCGCTAAAGTTGAGGGCGTAGTACGCTTTGAACGTAAAGGTCGCGATAAAAAACAAGTTTCTGTTTACCCAATCGCAAAATAAAAAGGTCCAGTGAACCTTTTTATCCCGAGCCTTGAAATGTAAAGGTGAGGAAGCTAGAAGTAGCATTAAATAAGGCTTTCCGAGTTTTCGGAGAGCCTATTTTTTTATCCCAAAAGAATATAAGAAATTAAAACCCTGTTAATTCGTATTTTATATATAAAACAAAGTATGAAAGCGCATCTCAATTTTAAGACTTTTTGGCAAATTAAGAGTATAATCAAAGTGTGTTACATTTTTATAAGATAACAAGCTAATATAATAAAGTTCAGCTTGCATATTTTTAAAATTTTATTTCAAGGAGGAATAATGGAAAAGTATTTTGGTGAAAAACAGCAGCGTTTTTCATTTAGAAAATTATCAGTAGGACTTGTATCTGCAACGATTTCAAGTTTATTTTTTATGTCTGTATTAGGTAGTTCATCTGTAGAGGCTCAAGAGACTAAAGGTGTTCACTATAAATATGTGACAGAGTCAGAGCTATCATCAGATGAAAAGAAGCAGCTTGTCTATGATATTCCGACATACATGGATAATGATGATGAGACTTATTATCTTGTTTATAAATTAAATTCCCAAAATCAACTGGGAGACTTACCAAATACTGGAAGTAAGAATGATATGCAAACCCTAGTTACAGGTGCTAGCTTAGCGGCTCTGGGAATTTTAATTTTTGCCGTTTCTAAGAAAAAGGTTAAGAATAAAACAGTATTACATTTAGTATTGGTTGCAGGAATAGGAAATGGTGTCTTAGTTTCAGCTCATGCTTTAGAAAATAATCTCTTACTGAATTACAATACTGACTATGAATTAATCTCAGGAGAAAAATTACCTCTTCCTAAAAATATTTCAGGTTACACTTATATTGGATATATCAAAGAGGGAAATATAACTTCTGAATCTAAAGTGAGCAATCAAGAGAAATCAGCAGCCACTCCTACAAAACAACAAAAGGTGGATTATAGTGTTATACCGAATTTTGTCGAGAATCCATCAACAGTACAAGCTATGCAGGAACAAACACCTGTTTCTTCAACTAAGCCGACAGAAGTTCAAGTAGTTGAAAAACCTATCTCTGCAGAATTAACCAATCCAAGAAAAGAAGAGAAACAATCTTCAAATTCTCAATCACAATTAGCAGAACATAAGGATGTACAAGCTGGAGCTTTGATAACAGACAAAGGCACCCCAGAAGTCCAACCCGTCTTGCCAGAAGCTGTGGTAAGTGATAAAGGCAAACCTGAAGTTCAACCTGCGTTATCCGAAGCAGTAGTAAATGATAAGGGCGAACCTACAGTCCAACCTGCCTTACCAGAAGCTGTAGTAACCGACAAGGGAGAGCCTGCGATCCAGCCAGAGTTACCAGAAGCAGTTGTATCCGATAAAGGAGAACCAGCAGTCCAACCCGCCTTGCCAGAAGCTGTGGTAAGTGATA is a genomic window containing:
- the rpmA gene encoding 50S ribosomal protein L27, whose amino-acid sequence is MLKMTLTNMQLFAHKKGGGSTSNGRDSQAKRLGAKAADGQTVTGGSILYRQRGTHIYPGVNVGRGGDDTLFAKVEGVVRFERKGRDKKQVSVYPIAK